The following are encoded together in the Hemicordylus capensis ecotype Gifberg chromosome 4, rHemCap1.1.pri, whole genome shotgun sequence genome:
- the LOC128322734 gene encoding cytochrome c oxidase assembly factor 7, with protein sequence MAGLINFEDEEEVKEYLDNLGVEFSFQCYKEKDPDGCHRLADYLDGVRKNYDDAAKVLKQNCENNLHSESCYKLGAYYMTGKGGLAADFKAAFNCFLKSCEKGGKKSIEACNNVGLLAHDGRGNDDEKPNVLLARDYYNKACDGGFPPSCFNLSAIYLQGAPGVPKDMGLALKYSLKACDLGHVWACANASRMYKLGDGVEKNDAKAEALKNRARDLHKEQHIPSRSLTFGE encoded by the exons ATGGCTGGGCTGATCAATTtcgaggatgaggaggaggtgaAGGAATACTTGGATAATCTGGGTGTGGAGTTCAGTTTTCAGTGTTACAAGGAGAAAGATCCTGACG GTTGTCACCGTTTGGCTGATTACCTAGATGGAGTGAGGAAAAACTATGATGATGCTGCTAAAGTACTTAAGCAGAATTGTGAGAACAACCTGCACAGTGAGAGCTGCTATAAACTTGGAGCTTACTATATGACTGGAAAAG GTGGGCTCGCTGCAGATTTTAAAGCTGCTTTCAATTGCTTCTTGAAATCTTGTGAAAAAGGTGGGAAGAAATCCATAGAAGCTTGTAACAATGTTGGGCTGCTGGCACATGATGGACGGGGAAATGATGATGAGAAGCCCAATGTCCTCCTGGCCAGGGACTACTACAATAAAGCTTGTGATGGGGGgtttccccccagctgtttcaACCTTAGTGCAATCTATCTTCAGGGAGCCCCTGGAGTACCAAAGGACATGGGCCTGGCTTTGAAGTATTCTTTGAAAGCATGCGACTTGGGACACGTGTGGGCATGTGCCAATGCTAGCCGAATGTACAAACTGGGTGATGGAGTTGAGAAGAATGATGCCAAGGCAGAAGCCCTCAAGAACAGGGCCAGAGACCTCCACAAGGAACAACATATACCTTCAAGATCCTTAACATTTGGAGAGTAA